The DNA window GCTCGGCCGCCTCCAGGAACAGATCCCCGCTGGTGTCCAGCCGGGCGAACATCCACCCCACTGCCTCCTTGCAGCTGGCCGCCACGCTCCTCTCCAGCGCTGCGGGGCAGGATGTGACCCGTGGCTTCCTGGCTCCCCCGGGAAcagccccccgtgtcccctccccgcATAGCAGGGGGCTCTTACCGGTGGCAGGGCTGGCGGGGAGGCCGCCGGAGCCGTTCTGCTTGGCATTCTCCCGCAGGAGCTGGAACCAGTCGCGCAGGCGGTCACCCAGGTCGGCCAGGTCCTGCCCGGTGCACGGCTCTGGGGGGAGTCCAAGGGGGTGGCGTCAGGCTGGGCAGGGCGCAGGGACacccccctggtgtcccctgtcccactcACCTTGCTTGCCATCGCCGGTGGGAGCGTGCGGGGTTGGGCAGGGGCACTGCCCCTCGCACCGCACCGTCAGCTGCTTGCTGGCCAGGCAcgcctgctgctccagcttgcACTGCGGGGCGGCAGCGGGACGTCAGCCAGAGAGGGGACACGGCACGGTGTCCCCCTCCCCGTGGCGAGCTGCCACCATCCTTACCGCCGAGCTGTAAGTGTGGCCGTCAGAGCCGCAGACAGCGGCGAGCGGGGCGGCATGGCAGGGCTTGCAGCCCCCGTGGCCCTTGGCGCCCGGCAGCTTGATCCTGCGCGGGATGAGAGGTGCGGGAGTGCAATGCTGAGCCCCATCTCCACTGCTCAGCCCCGTGTCCGCCACCCTCCTACCTGTGCTCCAGCTTCTTGCGGCTGATGCACATGGCGCGCTGGTAGCCCTGCGCCACACACACCTTGTGCCGGCTGCACTTCACCTTCTGGCAGGGGTCCTTGGTGGTGtccagggctgggggggcagagaggggatggggcaggtgggggtgcaggggagacCCCCCCCAGGGGAGCCCCGGCAGCGCTGGCCGCGGGCCGGCCCAACACAAAGCACCATtgaggctgcagctgggcagccgcCACGGCACCAGCTGCCGCTTCCCAGCACACACCGGCCCCGGCACCGCTCCCGCCGGAAGGAAATAACCCAAGGGGGGAGCAGGCAGAAAGTGTCCCCCCCATGCTGGCTGGCACTGAGCCTCCTGCATCCCatggcagcccctgcccagtgGTACCTTCATCCCCGGGCTGGTTGTCCTCCCAGCTCTTGATGTAGTCATCCTGCAATTGGGGGAGAgcctgggtgagagcaggtggcaGGAGAGGTGACACCGGGCCGGGTGTGCCACCATTCGCTCAAGGCCACCAGCCTGGCATCGCACATGCCCACCCGGGCATCCCCCGTGCTGGGAGGGGAGCAAGCAGGGTGGGGAGCAGCCTCCCCCCCACAAAGTGAGCTGCTGGTGGGGCGAGACAGCACCGGCAGCCCCTCGATGCTCACCTCCACCTCCTGGCACCGCGATGGCGAGACAGCCCAGCCGACAccaaaggaaagacagaaagataGTGAGTGCCCACTGTCAGCCCTGGGGAGCCCGAAGCCCCTGCTGCTGGCCCCAGCCCATGGTGACGGACACTCAGTGCCAGCTGGGTACCCCGACCTTCCAAGGTGCCCAACGCTCCCGTCACCAGCCCCCAATACGATCAGCACCCACAACCAAGATGCTCCCCCACCTCTGGAGAGATTAAACCTTCCCCCATTGCCCGGGAAAGgcaaggagcagggagggatGGGCAGGAGGAAGCTCCCAAGGTCCCCGGCGTGGCCAACATCCCTGTGGGTGACAGCCCTTGCGCTGCCACCCCAGTTTTTCAC is part of the Columba livia isolate bColLiv1 breed racing homer chromosome 6, bColLiv1.pat.W.v2, whole genome shotgun sequence genome and encodes:
- the SPOCK2 gene encoding testican-2 isoform X2; protein product: MLLPCCHKIHPRASHGASHAACWEAFSPIAPPAPRMLLGPPGSSSVSTSSDIQLALLPLRSVVKNWGGSARAVTHRDVGHAGDLGSFLLPIPPCSLPFPGNGGRFNLSRGGGASWLWVLIVLGAGDGSVGHLGRSGYPAGTECPSPWAGASSRGFGLPRADSGHSLSFCLSFGVGWAVSPSRCQEVEDDYIKSWEDNQPGDEALDTTKDPCQKVKCSRHKVCVAQGYQRAMCISRKKLEHRIKLPGAKGHGGCKPCHAAPLAAVCGSDGHTYSSACKLEQQACLASKQLTVRCEGQCPCPTPHAPTGDGKQEPCTGQDLADLGDRLRDWFQLLRENAKQNGSGGLPASPATALERSVAASCKEAVGWMFARLDTSGDLFLEAAELAAINLDKYEVCIRSFFNSCDTSRDGRVSAPEWCFCFWREKPPCLRELEKIQIQEAAKMKPGTFIPSCDEDGYYRRAQCEPGGGECWCVDQHGAELTGTRGHGSPDCEEAAGFSGDFGSSVGWEDEEEKEPEEAGEEGEEEEGEAGEGDDGGYIW